In a single window of the Leptospira sanjuanensis genome:
- the lenA gene encoding endostatin-like outer membrane lipoprotein LenA: MAVFTITLSSPIFAQNKEDEAHKNKPTDTASLLNRRILRVYEDLGAARELLKLERMESLPNGTYVTFLGNYPNRKGIKVVKHSIQEGKNGIEKAESKSITLEFTGTTLSKVITEVKSENADGSDTTHIRLTDDTPLDQDVDDILVHANRNGKEVRYPIQLLPDEGINRERSNFKQEFYLKLLEDFLVQILRLNEMQSQESAKNKKKLLQTFKDSLQY, translated from the coding sequence CACAAAAATAAACCCACGGATACGGCTTCCCTATTAAACCGAAGAATTCTCAGAGTCTATGAAGATCTCGGAGCCGCGAGAGAACTTCTCAAATTGGAAAGAATGGAATCGCTGCCCAATGGAACGTACGTTACATTTCTTGGAAATTATCCGAACCGAAAAGGCATCAAGGTCGTAAAACATTCCATCCAAGAAGGAAAGAACGGAATCGAAAAAGCCGAAAGCAAATCCATTACGCTCGAGTTCACAGGAACCACTCTTTCCAAGGTGATCACCGAAGTGAAATCGGAGAACGCGGACGGCTCGGACACGACGCACATTCGTCTAACGGACGACACTCCTCTCGATCAAGACGTGGACGACATTCTGGTGCACGCGAACCGCAACGGAAAGGAAGTCCGTTATCCGATTCAGCTTCTTCCGGACGAAGGAATCAACCGAGAACGATCCAACTTCAAACAGGAATTTTATTTAAAGCTTCTCGAGGATTTTCTCGTTCAGATCTTGAGACTTAACGAAATGCAAAGTCAAGAATCCGCAAAAAATAAAAAAAAGTTACTGCAAACTTTTAAAGATTCTCTACAATATTGA